A part of Cervus elaphus chromosome 11, mCerEla1.1, whole genome shotgun sequence genomic DNA contains:
- the LRRTM1 gene encoding leucine-rich repeat transmembrane neuronal protein 1 — protein MDFLLLGLCLHWLLRRPSGVVLCLLGACFQMLPAAPSGCPQLCRCEGRLLYCEALNLTEAPHNLSGLLGLSLRYNGLSELRAGQFTGLMQLTWLYLDHNHICSVQGDAFQKLRRVKELTLSSNQITQLANTTFRPMPNLRSVDLSYNKLQALAPDLFHGLRKLTTLHMRANAIQFVPVRIFQDCRSLKFLDIGYNQLKSLARNSFAGLFKLTELHLEHNDLVKVNLAHFPRLISLHSLCLRRNKVAIVVSSLDWVWNLEKMDLSGNEIEYMEPHVFETVPHLQSLQLDSNRLTYVEPRILSSWKSLTSITLAGNLWDCGRNVCALASWLNNFQGRYDGNLQCASPEYAQGEDVLDAVYAFHLCEEGAEPTSGHLLSAVTNRSDLGSPAGPATTLADDREGQPDSTPEPVTVALPGEHAENAVQIHKVVTGTMALIFSFLIVVLVLYVSWKCFPASLRQLRQCFVTQRRKQKQKQTMHQMAAMSAQEYYVDYKPNHIEGALVIINEYGSCTCHQQPARECEV, from the coding sequence ATGGATTTCCTGCTGCTCGGGCTCTGTCTACACTGGCTGCTGAGGAGGCCCTCGGGGGTGGTCTTGTGTTTGCTGGGGGCCTGCTTTCAGATGCTGCCCGCCGCCCCCAGCGGGTGCCCGCAGCTGTGCCGGTGCGAGGGGCGGCTGCTCTACTGCGAGGCGCTCAACCTCACCGAGGCGCCCCACAACCTGTCCGGCCTGCTGGGCTTGTCCCTGCGCTACAACGGCCTCTCGGAGCTGCGCGCCGGCCAGTTCACGGGGTTAATGCAGCTCACGTGGCTCTATCTGGATCACAATCACATCTGCTCGGTGCAGGGGGACGCCTTTCAGAAACTGCGCCGAGTTAAGGAACTCACCCTGAGTTCCAACCAGATCACCCAGCTGGCCAACACCACCTTCCGGCCCATGCCCAACCTGCGCAGCGTGGACCTCTCGTACAACAAGCTGCAGGCGCTGGCGCCCGACCTCTTCCACGGGCTGCGGAAGCTCACCACGCTGCACATGCGGGCCAACGCCATCCAGTTCGTGCCCGTGCGCATCTTCCAGGACTGCCGCAGCCTCAAGTTTCTCGACATCGGATACAATCAGCTCAAGAGTCTGGCGCGCAACTCTTTCGCCGGCTTGTTCAAGCTCACCGAACTGCACTTGGAGCACAACGATTTGGTCAAGGTGAACCTCGCCCACTTCCCGCGCCTCATCTCCCTGCACTCGCTTTGCCTGAGGAGGAACAAGGTGGCCATTGTGGTCAGCTCGCTGGACTGGGTGTGGAACCTGGAGAAAATGGACCTGTCGGGCAACGAGATCGAGTACATGGAGCCCCACGTGTTCGAGACCGTGCCGCACCTCCAGTCCCTGCAGCTGGACTCCAACCGCCTCACCTACGTCGAGCCCCGGATCCTCAGCTCCTGGAAGTCGCTGACCAGCATCACCCTGGCCGGGAACCTCTGGGACTGTGGGCGCAACGTGTGCGCTCTGGCCTCCTGGCTCAACAACTTCCAGGGGCGCTACGATGGCAACTTGCAGTGCGCCAGCCCCGAGTACGCGCAGGGCGAGGACGTCCTGGACGCCGTGTATGCGTTCCACCTGTGTGAGGAGGGAGCCGAGCCCACCAGCGGCCACCTGCTCTCGGCCGTCACCAACCGCAGCGACCTGGGGTCCCCCGCCGGCCCGGCCACCACACTCGCTGACGACAGGGAGGGGCAGCCCGACAGCACGCCCGAGCCTGTCACCGTGGCTCTCCCCGGCGAGCACGCCGAGAATGCCGTGCAGATCCACAAGGTGGTCACCGGCACCATGGCCCTCATCTTCTCCTTCCTCATCGTGGTCTTGGTGCTCTATGTCTCCTGGAAGTGTTTCCCAGCCAGCCTCAGGCAGCTCAGACAGTGCTTTGTCACGCAGCGCAGGAAGCAAAAGCAGAAACAGACCATGCATCAGATGGCTGCCATGTCTGCCCAGGAATACTACGTTGATTACAAACCGAACCACATTGAGGGAGCCCTGGTCATCATCAACGAGTATGGCTCGTGTACCTGCCACCAGCAGCCCGCGAGAGAATGCGAGGTGTGA